The nucleotide sequence AAGGGACTAACTGGTAAGAATGTTGACAGATGAGTAGACCGATAAAATAATAATTGGACATATCTCAGTCAGAAACCTAATTTATGACCATCCTAGTTTAATGGAGAAAATGCAGGGCTATTGGTCCAGCTGGTGTCTGCATTAAGTTCAAAAAATCCTAAATAGTTAAGTCTTTTTACAGCTCACGTCACATTGGCCtgcatttggttttgtttgaaaTCGTACCTGGGTAATTCTGCATCATGACTGAAGACATGCCCCTGTATCCCGGGTGGTTGGGGTCATAGCCTTGTCCATAGGGATAACCATGCATGTAGGGCAGGTAGCCTTGGTGCTGTGCTAGTGGTGAAGTGAACTGCATGTGGGGGTTAGAACGAGAGTCTTTGCTCATGGCTCGATGGTCTTCAACACTTATTCTGGGATCACTGCCGTCTTTTCCATCCTCCTTGGGTCCACTTTGACTGTCCTTCGTCCTGGgcctttcttcttttattttccgATCCCGTTCCCTTTCGTCTTTCCTgcgatgctgctgctgctggtgttcATCCTCTGGTTGGAGCTTCTGGCTCTCAGGGTACTGCTGAGGGCAAGAAAACAGGTCAGCACAAATCTGAATAGTAACCTTCaaatactaaaatatttttacacaacttaTAAAAAGGGACTACCTGTCTGTACCACATGGCCTGCTCCATCCCAGCCTGGCCTCTGGACTCCAGAGCCTGCATAGAGTCTTCCTTTCCATGGTGACCCCCTTCCGTCAGTTTCATCTTCAGCCCCTCAGATTGCTGGGACTTTGGATCCTCCCCCTTTATGCTTCCAATGGATTTAGAGGACAGCTCAGAAGGTGAGTCCCTGGATTTGCTTGGCGGCTGTGGTACTTTTCCAAGATCTGACTGACTTGAGGCTTTGGAGAGGTTTGGCGGCATTGGGCTTTTTTGTTTCCACTCCTCCTTCATGGCGGCTTCTCGCTCTTTCATGGCAGCATCTGACTTCTTCTCAGCAGCTCGATGCTGCTCAGCCATCTGCCGCTGCCGCTCCTCATACTGCTGCCGGTAGGCTGGGTTGGTATTCATCAAGTGGTTATGGTAGGCTTGATCAGGACTGTATGCATATGGAGGTACATATGCATACTGGTTGTAGTACAATGGCTGCATGTACATGTTTGACCGCTGCTGGATGACCGAGGGCTGTTGCGGTGGGCCAGCAGGACTGGGGTCAGATTTTCGTTCTTCATGAACTTCAACCTTTACCTTTTCCTCAACTTGGTCATGTTCATCTTCTCTTTTGATCTTAGCCTGACCTTCGGCCGCTGGTGCAACCGGATTTGGACCGCCTGGACTGGGGTTGACGTAATTAGGGGAGTAATAAGTGTCGTAACTGGTATAGTAAGGGGAATCTTTGTTTGGCGTCTGGTTTGGAAAGAGTGCTTTTTTGACGCTTTCCCTGATGGTTTGGTCATCTGTCCGGACTTTGACACCCTCTGGTTTCCCTTCACCATCCTCCCCAGCATCTGAAATGTCTGAATACGCTGGGCTATTGGTTTTGACTGAAGAGTTGTCAGCACCATTTTGGTTTACCACATGAAGTGGTGTGAGAGGTTGTGGCATTCCACTGCCATCTATCCGACTGGCAACACCAATCGACGGACTAGGGGCATTGTCGGAAAAGCTGTAAATTTTGTCAGCCTCTGCCTTGATACTGGCCAAGCGACTCTGATGAGGGTCTGAGGAACCATTGAGTAGACCATCTCCCTTATTCCCTTGATCACAAGGCTCAGAGTATGGAAGCTTTGCTTCTTCAAGTTTCCCACCCTTTCCTGGAGGCTTAGGGCTATCGGCGTCCTTTCCgccatcctttttctttttgtctttcttctttttgtctttgGAGCTACTTGTAGCTGGATCTCCAATAGCAGGGGGCTTAGGCTGTGCCCCTTTCATTTGGGGGCTCTTAGGGATTCCCTGTATCATTGGGGCAAGTCCTGGTGAGGAATTTGGGTTCCCAGGTGGAAAGGGATACATCTGTTGCGATCCTGGTGGCCCAGGGCCAATAGGACGTGGTGACTTCAAGTTTTTCTGGGCAATTTTATCAGTTTTTGTACCAGTGTTAGCCTTTTTAGACTTATCCGATCCTCTCTTTTCCTCTATACCATCGTTACTAGCCTCATCAGTAAGGCATGGCCCATCCTCGCAGCCATCCATCGGTGCACCTCCTGTGTCTGGATCTGCCTCgactattttctttttactctgCTTTGTACCAAACTTGCCAGGAGATGGGGAAGGACTTTGTGCATCAAAGTTCCTGCCTTTGGGAGTAACTGAACGTGCTGGGGACAAACATCCTTTCTGAGAGATAGATGCCCCATTACAGTTTCCCGGTTCAGGATGGAGAGTTGAATCCTCTCCATATTCACTGTCTCCATCTAAGTCCAACTTTATATCATCATCATTGTGGGCACGGGCTTGGTGGTACTTCAGTCCATTAATGTGCTTGTATTTTTTGTTGCAGTTGGGATGTGGACAGTCAATAAGAACCGGAGACGGGCAGCTGCGATCAAGAGGAGGTGGAAGAGATTCTGTCTTAACAGAAGGAATCGGGAGACCTGCGGCTCCCACTCCTCCATTGTTGGAGTTTGTCCGCATGcgtttgttgcctttggtgtcCTCTGAGCTGGAGTTGGGCTCCATGTCGGAGGCAGGTTTGGTCTTGCGTTTCCCGGCTGAGGAAGGGCTGGCTTTGATGTCCTCTGTGTTGCTGTTTGGAGGGGTGCGGCGCTCTGAGGGTGTCTGGCTGCCCCTCCGGCCTTTGGTGGTCGAGGCGGCACGCGTCTTGTTGTTGGTGGCACCCTTGTTGTCTGATGAGTTGCTGTTCTCGTTGATCGGGGTGTTGCTGTTCGGTCTCATTCGCTTACCTCGGCCGCGGCCGTTCCTCATCTCCAGATCACTTGTAGGTGATTCACAAAACCTGCAGTTTTGTTTGGAAGACATGTACGAGCTAGTTAGTAAGAGATATGACAATTAGATTTAAATACGTGTAACAATTTATTactaatttattaataaaaaacggtttttttattgtttcggCAATAAATGATAAAGGGAATGAACTTATCTAGCGCCTTTCCAATAGATTAAAAAGTtactttaaaactatttttggtttaccaaggaaaatgacaaaaagtatttttgaactgaatgaAAGTAATGCAACATTAGTTTTTGTGTACTTGAGACAAGAAGATTGCAATCAAGATGGAACAATATTTAAGCTGCACATTTCCATGCAAAGCCATAGTACAGCTTGCATTTGTtccaaaactgtaaatgaaggcAGTTGGTCGTTTGTTTTGATACAAACTGTTTCTCCAGAGTACTTAAAACTACCTCTGACACCAtagattttttacatttgtacattaaaacatttagaaaactgTGGTGTCAGAAGTAGTtgaaaaatgcagaaaactAAATTTCTGGACCTCTTCTGGCACCACAGCTTtctaaatatttagattttgtaaAAGGTGGGTGGAAATCCCAGATGAAAAAAGATTAGTCGGTCCCTTCTGTAAAGTGCCAGAATTCAACATCCTTTCACAAGTAAATAAGAAGCAGTAATATAAAAAAGTAACCAATGcttaacattaaaaataatgtaCATTTTACAGAACTATGTAGTTATCAAGAGCAAAAATACTGTTCCTCTGTAAATAATATCCTACATCTTCTATACTAATAagccttttaaaaatgaaagacaagTAAATGCTATTTTGATAGCTGTGAACATCCAAGCTCCTTTCTAATCAAAACATGAAGTCATTTAAACACTTAAAATAGCAGTGTGGGATTATCTCCTCATAACAATAACCTAATTATGTTTCTGCACAGCAGTGAAGGTTAGCAGTCTGTGACAAAGTCAAACCCAGGGCTGCTATGACTCACAGCTTCCTCTACAAGTCTCTCTAAACAATTTCAGCCCCAGCAGGGGATGTGAATACATCCGCAGTTTGACAGTGGTGCAGGAATTTACACTCATTACAAGCCCAAGTTTATATTCAGTCTGTTGAAAGATTTCTGAATAATTTATAATGACTCCTTAATGTAGTCATGCTGCAAACTGTAAGACAATCTTGGGGCAAATGCAACCCAGCAAACATTATAAACTGAGCGCCACAGTGATACATTAGTGGGATAAAGCATCTACTTGTTTTCCATTAGCACCGATTAAAtcttggattttttttgttggtgCACTTAGACGTCCATTTGAATTCCAActtatatttacatttagatacggcacatgtttttttcagcaggtGTCTGTTAATGTAATAATGTCATTTTACACATCCAGTGCATTTTGCATCCAGAATATTGGGATATTTGCAGACACAAGACCAAATAAATACCCCCACGCTATTGCCATGAGACTGATGTTAGAAATGGCAGCCTTTGTGATAGAGAATGCTATCCAGTGTTggggggggaaaaaaagctcTTAGTCCAATAATTGGATTCTGCAATCTGGCTTGTTAGAGTAGCTTTCTATTTCCACTGCTGCCTCCTGAGACATCAGCTGCTTGCCAATGAACGCTGTTTCTCCAGGCTCAACATAAAGACTAACATGCACTCGGTGGTCCAGCAGCTCACTGGCAACTCACTGCATGAGGCTGTATGTGCTCAAGCTGTTGCTGCTACAGCAGATTCATATCACATGCAATATGAAAAGGTTAAGAGGCTTTGTAGCATGAGTTTGGATAGAGTATGCATCAGTGATTTCCACCTTGACATTTAAAATTCCCCACGCGCGACAGCAAATTTAATTGCATGCTGAAGCTGCTTTCTCCTCTAGAAAGGAAGTAAACAGGGGATGTGTCTTACCTGGGGGGAGCCCAGTCATGCCGTGTGCAGTCTAACAAGGTGCCCACATATGTCTTGTTTCTCCAAGTGACATTGACCACCAGCATGCCTGTGAGACGGAAAATCACAGTTTCATACATTTTTACTATTATTTCATagtaaaatgacaaaagaaaagtaaagctGTAAAATACACAATCAATATTATGGTGCAGAAAATATGTCATTGCTTTCATactacaaacaaaatgtaaatgtaaatgcaGCTTGTACAAATCTTCTCTAAACCGTGTCATATGGAACAGAGTTATACGAgccaaaaatgcttttttaaatctttgctgTAAAGCAGTAGGGGCAAAACTGCCCGATATCTCCTAGATGACTTGGAAGAGACTTAGGAAAACCTGTATAAGATACTATGAATAAGAATGAAAATAATGAGGTTACAAGGGAATGACTGAAAAACCTTTGTGTTAAAATAAGTCATCTTCCATTGCTGGGGATTTCCATGAAGGAGCATCCCTGGGGGGCAAATATTCATTTGAAACCCTCTATCTCACTCTGCAGCCTGAAAGCCTTCCACTACTACAGCTCCTCAAGAAATAAGCAACCAGTTCAAAGGGAATGGTTCAGTTTGACACTGTAAATGAATGTGCAAGAAAAGCATCTCAACTTGCCTGGTATTCCTGCAATCTGACACATTTAGAATCTTCTGTGTTGCCATTTGGTGTGAGCTACCCAATCGGACCTGGGTTAAGTGTGACACCTGATCTCTCATTTTAAACCCCAAATTAGTTCAAGCGGGTCACTTCCATCACTAAGTATACACCTAAATAAAGGACTGGGAAATAGTCCTTGCTCGGTCCTGAAAACTTTCCTGTCCAAACTTAATGCAGGAGTTATGCATGCAACAATCAGGCTTTTCCTACACATTACAGACATGTTATCTTAGAGATCTAACCTATTAATTCTGATTTTAACCtattctgattttcttttacttccaaggactGCTTTTTAACAGACAGAAGATAAAATGTGTTTCAGGTTCTTTGGTTAGAGATAACAGTTAGGAATGAATGAATCAATTAATAACAAATCATCAAAACATGTCCAAAACCTCTCTAATTTTTACTCAACtttactaaaacaaaacaattaaaatgcaTGCTGTGTTTGTTAATGTGTTTATTGACCAAGACATTTTGGAGTTCTTCTTTCACCTTAGTTTATGAGGTGAGTCTATATGGACAGAACATTGTACAAGTGGCTGctgtgaaagtagttttaaatgaaTGCCCCAGTTGAggcttttaagatttttaaccAAGCGGCCTCAGAGGATTAAGAGCAACGACTGCATGAAAATATTCAGGATTTATTGCCCACACCCTCCCTCTCGCTCCCCGGTGGTGACCTCAGCTTGCCACTTCAGCACTGCAGAGAAACTGGAGGATGCAGTGAGCTAACTTATCTAATGACACAGGAATGCTGGCTGGCAGCTTCTATCCTCCAGAGCATTTTATTAGCTTAGGAAACCTCTCTTGCTCACCCTGCT is from Girardinichthys multiradiatus isolate DD_20200921_A chromosome 4, DD_fGirMul_XY1, whole genome shotgun sequence and encodes:
- the znf609b gene encoding zinc finger protein 609b isoform X2, giving the protein MSLSGGTAGGKGVDSNAVDTYDSGDEWDIGVGNLIIDLDADLEKDKLEMSGTKDGMAAPPSAVAALPDNIRFVSPVSGAQGKESKSKYKRSKNSKDNSSKASADGGKKEATGRTQGEPTGGAATGVAAGNNSTSGKNMEKGGKASRGVLSGKKDKEGASGKNKKDKTDAAPVVAVGVSEKDVSQAQVALGNSRNASFENTQSTDLADANQMGNIALESVGIVPALAMKTEPDEVENVNSECKTLKKIKNEKMESPVSTPAPPPLHLLATVGNSEIASPCEQIMVRTRSVAVNTSDVALATEPECLGPCEPGTSVNLEGIVWQETEDGMLVVNVTWRNKTYVGTLLDCTRHDWAPPRFCESPTSDLEMRNGRGRGKRMRPNSNTPINENSNSSDNKGATNNKTRAASTTKGRRGSQTPSERRTPPNSNTEDIKASPSSAGKRKTKPASDMEPNSSSEDTKGNKRMRTNSNNGGVGAAGLPIPSVKTESLPPPLDRSCPSPVLIDCPHPNCNKKYKHINGLKYHQARAHNDDDIKLDLDGDSEYGEDSTLHPEPGNCNGASISQKGCLSPARSVTPKGRNFDAQSPSPSPGKFGTKQSKKKIVEADPDTGGAPMDGCEDGPCLTDEASNDGIEEKRGSDKSKKANTGTKTDKIAQKNLKSPRPIGPGPPGSQQMYPFPPGNPNSSPGLAPMIQGIPKSPQMKGAQPKPPAIGDPATSSSKDKKKKDKKKKDGGKDADSPKPPGKGGKLEEAKLPYSEPCDQGNKGDGLLNGSSDPHQSRLASIKAEADKIYSFSDNAPSPSIGVASRIDGSGMPQPLTPLHVVNQNGADNSSVKTNSPAYSDISDAGEDGEGKPEGVKVRTDDQTIRESVKKALFPNQTPNKDSPYYTSYDTYYSPNYVNPSPGGPNPVAPAAEGQAKIKREDEHDQVEEKVKVEVHEERKSDPSPAGPPQQPSVIQQRSNMYMQPLYYNQYAYVPPYAYSPDQAYHNHLMNTNPAYRQQYEERQRQMAEQHRAAEKKSDAAMKEREAAMKEEWKQKSPMPPNLSKASSQSDLGKVPQPPSKSRDSPSELSSKSIGSIKGEDPKSQQSEGLKMKLTEGGHHGKEDSMQALESRGQAGMEQAMWYRQYPESQKLQPEDEHQQQQHRRKDERERDRKIKEERPRTKDSQSGPKEDGKDGSDPRISVEDHRAMSKDSRSNPHMQFTSPLAQHQGYLPYMHGYPYGQGYDPNHPGYRGMSSVMMQNYPGYLSGGYPFSSYGSKIAGGEEGSDKSRASPTVTKSAMDSKALDILHQHASQYKSKSPTVGDKTPHDRERDQDRGPAIDRERERERERDRDRDVDRPRSSPSQRIMPSHHHLGYPLLSGQYDLSYATGKPDRHTSTLQRFM
- the znf609b gene encoding zinc finger protein 609b isoform X1, with protein sequence MSLSGGTAGGKGVDSNAVDTYDSGDEWDIGVGNLIIDLDADLEKDKLEMSGTKDGMAAPPSAVAALPDNIRFVSPVSGAQGKESKSKYKRSKNSKDNSSKASADGGKKEATGRTQGEPTGGAATGVAAGNNSTSGKNMEKGGKASRGVLSGKKDKEGASGKNKKDKTDAAPVVAVGVSEKDVSQAQVALGNSRNASFENTQSTDLADANQMGNIALESVGIVPALAMKTEPDEVENVNSECKTLKKIKNEKMESPVSTPAPPPLHLLATVGNSEIASPCEQIMVRTRSVAVNTSDVALATEPECLGPCEPGTSVNLEGIVWQETEDGMLVVNVTWRNKTYVGTLLDCTRHDWAPPRFCESPTSDLEMRNGRGRGKRMRPNSNTPINENSNSSDNKGATNNKTRAASTTKGRRGSQTPSERRTPPNSNTEDIKASPSSAGKRKTKPASDMEPNSSSEDTKGNKRMRTNSNNGGVGAAGLPIPSVKTESLPPPLDRSCPSPVLIDCPHPNCNKKYKHINGLKYHQARAHNDDDIKLDLDGDSEYGEDSTLHPEPGNCNGASISQKGCLSPARSVTPKGRNFDAQSPSPSPGKFGTKQSKKKIVEADPDTGGAPMDGCEDGPCLTDEASNDGIEEKRGSDKSKKANTGTKTDKIAQKNLKSPRPIGPGPPGSQQMYPFPPGNPNSSPGLAPMIQGIPKSPQMKGAQPKPPAIGDPATSSSKDKKKKDKKKKDGGKDADSPKPPGKGGKLEEAKLPYSEPCDQGNKGDGLLNGSSDPHQSRLASIKAEADKIYSFSDNAPSPSIGVASRIDGSGMPQPLTPLHVVNQNGADNSSVKTNSPAYSDISDAGEDGEGKPEGVKVRTDDQTIRESVKKALFPNQTPNKDSPYYTSYDTYYSPNYVNPSPGGPNPVAPAAEGQAKIKREDEHDQVEEKVKVEVHEERKSDPSPAGPPQQPSVIQQRSNMYMQPLYYNQYAYVPPYAYSPDQAYHNHLMNTNPAYRQQYEERQRQMAEQHRAAEKKSDAAMKEREAAMKEEWKQKSPMPPNLSKASSQSDLGKVPQPPSKSRDSPSELSSKSIGSIKGEDPKSQQSEGLKMKLTEGGHHGKEDSMQALESRGQAGMEQAMWYRQQYPESQKLQPEDEHQQQQHRRKDERERDRKIKEERPRTKDSQSGPKEDGKDGSDPRISVEDHRAMSKDSRSNPHMQFTSPLAQHQGYLPYMHGYPYGQGYDPNHPGYRGMSSVMMQNYPGYLSGGYPFSSYGSKIAGGEEGSDKSRASPTVTKSAMDSKALDILHQHASQYKSKSPTVGDKTPHDRERDQDRGPAIDRERERERERDRDRDVDRPRSSPSQRIMPSHHHLGYPLLSGQYDLSYATGKPDRHTSTLQRFM
- the znf609b gene encoding zinc finger protein 609b isoform X3, encoding MESPVSTPAPPPLHLLATVGNSEIASPCEQIMVRTRSVAVNTSDVALATEPECLGPCEPGTSVNLEGIVWQETEDGMLVVNVTWRNKTYVGTLLDCTRHDWAPPRFCESPTSDLEMRNGRGRGKRMRPNSNTPINENSNSSDNKGATNNKTRAASTTKGRRGSQTPSERRTPPNSNTEDIKASPSSAGKRKTKPASDMEPNSSSEDTKGNKRMRTNSNNGGVGAAGLPIPSVKTESLPPPLDRSCPSPVLIDCPHPNCNKKYKHINGLKYHQARAHNDDDIKLDLDGDSEYGEDSTLHPEPGNCNGASISQKGCLSPARSVTPKGRNFDAQSPSPSPGKFGTKQSKKKIVEADPDTGGAPMDGCEDGPCLTDEASNDGIEEKRGSDKSKKANTGTKTDKIAQKNLKSPRPIGPGPPGSQQMYPFPPGNPNSSPGLAPMIQGIPKSPQMKGAQPKPPAIGDPATSSSKDKKKKDKKKKDGGKDADSPKPPGKGGKLEEAKLPYSEPCDQGNKGDGLLNGSSDPHQSRLASIKAEADKIYSFSDNAPSPSIGVASRIDGSGMPQPLTPLHVVNQNGADNSSVKTNSPAYSDISDAGEDGEGKPEGVKVRTDDQTIRESVKKALFPNQTPNKDSPYYTSYDTYYSPNYVNPSPGGPNPVAPAAEGQAKIKREDEHDQVEEKVKVEVHEERKSDPSPAGPPQQPSVIQQRSNMYMQPLYYNQYAYVPPYAYSPDQAYHNHLMNTNPAYRQQYEERQRQMAEQHRAAEKKSDAAMKEREAAMKEEWKQKSPMPPNLSKASSQSDLGKVPQPPSKSRDSPSELSSKSIGSIKGEDPKSQQSEGLKMKLTEGGHHGKEDSMQALESRGQAGMEQAMWYRQQYPESQKLQPEDEHQQQQHRRKDERERDRKIKEERPRTKDSQSGPKEDGKDGSDPRISVEDHRAMSKDSRSNPHMQFTSPLAQHQGYLPYMHGYPYGQGYDPNHPGYRGMSSVMMQNYPGYLSGGYPFSSYGSKIAGGEEGSDKSRASPTVTKSAMDSKALDILHQHASQYKSKSPTVGDKTPHDRERDQDRGPAIDRERERERERDRDRDVDRPRSSPSQRIMPSHHHLGYPLLSGQYDLSYATGKPDRHTSTLQRFM